The following are encoded together in the Citrus sinensis cultivar Valencia sweet orange chromosome 1, DVS_A1.0, whole genome shotgun sequence genome:
- the LOC102630997 gene encoding 1,4-dihydroxy-2-naphthoyl-CoA thioesterase 1, which translates to MENSSSSSNSKQRKSIAVPDAPLKAIGFELEELTPERIIGCFRVTQNSCQPFKVLHGGVSALIAESLASMGAHMASGFKRVAGVQLTINHLKSAELGDLVRAVATPINLGKTIQVWQVRLWKVKEVQSDDGRDHDADHHHHNNSTSSSSSIMISSSTVTLLCNLPVPDHAKHAGDALKNSASKL; encoded by the exons ATGGAgaattcatcatcatcatcaaattcaaagcagAGAAAGAGCATTGCAGTTCCAGATGCTCCGTTGAAGGCAATTGGGTttgaacttgaggaattaacCCCTGAAAGAATCATCGGCTGCTTCCGGGTTACCCAAAACTCGTGTCAG CCATTTAAGGTGTTGCATGGGGGAGTATCGGCGTTGATAGCAGAGTCATTGGCGAGCATGGGGGCCCACATGGCATCTGGTTTCAAAAGAGTAGCTGGTGTTCAGCTGACCATCAATCACTTGAAGAGCGCTGAGCTTGGCGACCTTGTCCGTGCTGTTGCCACCCCCATCAATCTTGGAAAGACCATTCAGGTTTGGCAAGTTCGTCTTTGGAAAGTAAAAGAAGTACAATCTGATGATGGTCGCGATCATGATgctgatcatcatcatcataataattctacttcttcttcttcttctattaTGATTTCTTCCTCCACCGTTACTCTCCTATGCAACCTCCCTGTCCCTGATCATGCTAAACATGCAGGAGATGCTCTCAAGAACTCTGCCAGCAAACTGtga